In Zonotrichia leucophrys gambelii isolate GWCS_2022_RI chromosome 14, RI_Zleu_2.0, whole genome shotgun sequence, a single window of DNA contains:
- the TNRC6A gene encoding trinucleotide repeat-containing gene 6A protein isoform X1 — MRELEAKATKEVERKLSRAFLPHLCGTERRDLVQEEEEQLMEERKKRKEDKKKKEAAQKKAIEQKIKVPEQTKTSVSQPQPVTSNGTSPGTSTPNNAKRAPASSQQQPLPRYPPREVPPRFRHQEQKQLLKRGQQLPGIAANLGSTPKVFNGQPGGSTGTNNQPVTNGEVPNSSKKQPGMPPIRDLVSHSPNQSDLNHSGLGSHYENSHWGPVSSNSDSSTNWDKVIVDGSDKEAWPSITGSDPELTSECMDTDSASSSGSERNLVIMASGSTAGEGDGIRNGLGHGAQNKFVVGSNSNNVGNGSINGPWGLSHGSIISTCQVSVDAPDSKSESSNNRMNAWGTISSSSNGGLNPSTLNSNGNHGAWSVLENSGHALKGSVGSGSPGTSIQCSTIGQMANSQSINSKVGGSAHGSWGSLQESCDSEVNGTRNVSFSGQPQNLNTEMNGPNNTTNFMTSSLPNSAGSVQMNELPSTAGPGAWRVSTMNHSQIQASPVANGTSISHLSNGEAKTGGSYGTTWGAYGSSYSGDKCPGPNSQANGDTVNATLMQPGGSGPGSTNFQINGNKGGGVWEAGAVGSQNVPWGNGGAASAGGSRRGWGSPAQSTGTNIPNGEWSKLPGNQHSNEGLNGSSRKFTNGWKSTEEEELSSQGSAASQMAEQSSTWAKTGTGDSEGSSESAGCHEDRAAAEGQSRERRKVDQHTLLQSIVNRTDLDPRVLSNSGWGQTPIKQNTAWDTETSPRGERKTDNGTEAWGGSVTQTSSSGGCVDRPSPNNNDTSSVSGWGDPKSATRWGDSKGSNSQGGWEEDSAATVMVKSNQSWGSGKEEKSSWNDTPKMKQGWGDGQKASQGWAVSAGDSWGENSRSNHWGEAKKSSSGGSNSDRSVSGWNEPGKSNSVTWGGNNATPNNSSGWDEPAKSNQSQGWGDPPKPSQPQVWGDSSKPASSPEWNKQDVGSWGAPSATTKPPGSGWLGGPMPAPAKEEEPTGWEEPSPESIRRKMEIDDGTSAWGDPSKYNYKNVNMWNKNVPNSSSSSDQQAQVHPQLLSSSAMSSKESSSGSGWGEPPAPATTVDNGTAAWGKPMDTGTSWGEPVSDAGGTSAWGNAALGQQPPSKPGPKSMQDGWCGDDMPLSGSRQTSWEEEEDVEIGMWNSSSSQEANPSLNWPPYMKKMPTKGIMKGGNKQDETWINPFIKQFTNLSFSRESPEETIQSNKMDMSGGLLQDKRMEMDKHGLGVGDYNRVVGKGPGSRPQIPKESSMDRGPYFDKDGIVADESQNMQFMSNQNMKLPPSNNALPNQALGSLAGLGMQSLNSVRQNGNPSVFGVGNIAAQPRSMQQPPAQPLNSSQPNPRAQVPPPLLSPQVPVSLLKYAPNSGGLSPLFGPQQVAMLNQLSQLNQLSQISQLQRLLAQQQKAQPQRSVPSGGRQQQEQQGRSLSMQQQMMQQSRQLDPNLLMKQQTPPSQQQSLHQPSMKSFLENVMPHTTPELQKGPSPINAFSSFPIGFCPISTSEIPGMNSNLNVNLDMSSIKEPQSRLRKWTTVDSISMNTPLDQNSSKHGAISSGFRLEDSPFVPYDFLNSSNSPASPPGSIGDGWPRAKSPNGSSSVNWPPEFRPGEPWKGYPNIDPETDPYVTPGSVINNLSINTVREVDHLRDRNSGSSSSLNTTLPSTSAWSSIRASNYNVSLSSTAQSTSVARNSDSKSTWSPGSVTNTSLAHELWKVPLPPKSITAPSRPPPGLTGQKPPLSTWDNSLRLGGGWGNSDARYTPGSSWGESSSGRITNWLVLKNLTPQIDGSTLRTLCMQHGPLITFHLNLPHGNALVRYSSKEEVVKAQKSLHMCVLGNTTILAEFASEEEISRFFAQGQSLTPSPGWQSLGSSQSRLGSIDGSHSFSNRNDLNHWNGAGLSGTSSGDLHGTSLWGSPSYSTSLWGAPSSNDTRGISSPSPINAFLSVDHLGGGGESM, encoded by the exons gcATGCCTCCCATTCGGGACTTGGTGAGCCACTCCCCTAACCAGTCAG ATCTGAACCACAGTGGTCTAGGATCCCATTATGAAAATTCTCACTGGGGACCAGTCTCTTCAAATAGCGACTCCAGCACAAACTGGGATAAAGTTATCGTAGACGGCTCTGACAAAGAAGCATGGCCATCAATCACTGGCAGTGACCCAGAGCTGACTTCAGAATGTATGGACACTGactctgcctccagctctgggtcGGAGCGCAACCTCGTGATCATGGCTTCAGGGAGCACGGCAGGAGAGGGCGACGGCATTCGCAACGGCCTCGGCCACGGGGCGCAGAATAAGTTTGTGGTTGGTAGCAACAGCAATAATGTGGGCAATGGAAGTATTAATGGGCCCTGGGGGTTATCCCACGGGTCCATAATAAGCACATGTCAAGTTTCTGTGGATGCTCCTGACAGCAAATCTGAAAGTAGCAACAATAGAATGAATGCTTGGGGCACCATAAGCTCTTCATCAAATGGAGGGTTAAATCCAagcactttgaattcaaatggcAACCATGGTGCCTGGTCCGTGTTGGAGAACAGTGGACATGCCCTGAAAGGGTCCGTGGGGAGTGGGAGTCCTGGCACAAGCATTCAGTGCAGTACCATAGGTCAGATGGCCAACAGCCAGAGTATTAACTCGAAAGTGGGTGGCTCGGCCCACGGTTCCTGGggaagccttcaggaaagttgtgATTCTGAAGTAAATGGTACAAGGAATGTTTCATTCAGTGGGCAACCTCAAAACCTTAACACTGAAATGAATGGACCAAATAACACTACTAACTTTATGACCTCTAGTTTACCAAACTCTGCTGGTTCGGTGCAGATGAACgagctgcccagcactgcagggcccGGGGCCTGGCGCGTGAGCACAATGAATCATTCTCAGATTCAGGCCTCTCCAGTGGCAAACGGCACTTCCATCTCTCACCTGAGCAACGGTGAGGCCAAAACTGGCGGCTCTTACGGTACTACCTGGGGTGCCTATGGTTCTAGCTACTCTGGAGACAAATGTCCAGGCCCAAACAGCCAAGCTAATGGTGACACTGTGAATGCAACTCTAATGCAGCCGGGCGGCAGCGGGCCCGGCAGCACTAACTTTCAAATCAACGGGAATAAAGGCGGAGGGGTGTGGGAGGCAGGGGCAGTCGGCTCCCAGAACGTGCCCTGGGGAAACGGCGGCGCTGCGAGCGCTGGCGGGAGCAGAAgaggatggggcagccctgcacagagcactgGCACCAACATCCCCAACGGGGAGTGGAGCAAGCTGCCCGGCAATCAGCATTCCAACGAGGGCCTCaatggaagcagcaggaagttTACAAACGGATGGAAGTCtactgaggaggaggagctgagcagccagggTTCCGCTGCCTCCCAGatggctgagcagagcagcacgtGGGCCAAAACAGGTACGGGGGACAGCGAGGGCAGCTCGGAGAGCGCCGGCTGCCACGAGGACAGAGCGGCTGCCGAGGGCCAGAGCCGAGAGAGGAGGAAAGTCGACCAGCACACGTTACTCCAAAGCATAGTGAACAGAACTGACCTAGATCCGCGCGTCCTTTCCAACTCCGGGTGGGGACAGACTCCAATCAAACAGAACACTGCCTGGGACACCGAAACGTCACCGAGGGGTGAAAGGAAAACTGACAATGGGACAGAGGCCTGGGGGGGCTCTGTGACACAGACTTCCAGCTCAGGGGGGTGTGTGGATAGACCTAGCCCTAATAATAACGATACCTCATCTGTATCGGGGTGGGGAGATCCAAAGTCTGCTACAAGGTGGGGAGACTCCAAAGGGTCAAACAGCCAAGGGGGGTGGGAAGAAGATTCTGCTGCTACAGTAATGGTCAAGAGCAATCAATCGTGGGGAAGTGGCAAAGAAGAAAAGTCATCCTGGAATGACACACCGAAGATgaagcagggatggggagacgGACAGAAGGCCAGCCAGGGTTGGGCAGTGTCTGCTGGTGACAGCTGGGGTGAAAACTCCAGAAGTAACCACTGGGGTGAGGCCAAGAAATCCAGTTCTGGAGGCAGCAACAGCGACAGGTCGGTGTCTGGTTGGAATGAGCCAGGTAAATCAAATTCTGTTACTTGGGGAGGCAACAATGCGACCCCAAACAACTCTTCAGGATGGGATGAGCCTGCCAAGTCTaatcagagccagggctggggagaccCTCCGAAACCCAGCCAGCCTCAAGTGTGGGGGGACTCGTCAAAGCCAGCCAGCTCTCCTGAGTGGAACAAGCAGGATGTTGGCTCTTGGGGAGCCCCGTCTGCCACCACCAAGCCCCCGGGGTCCGGCTGGCTGGGGGGGCCCATGCCAGCCCCAGCCAAGGAGGAGGAGCCCACGGGCTGGGAGGAGCCGTCCCCCGAATCCATTCGCCGCAAGATGGAGATTGACGATGGAACCTCTGCTTGGGGTGATCCCAGCAAGTACAACTACAAAAATGTGAACATGTGGAATAAAAATGTCCCTAACAGTAGCAGCAGTTCAGACCAGCAAGCACAGGTACACCCGCAGCTACTGTCTTCAAGTGCCATGTCTAGCAAGGAGAGCAGCTCGGGTTCTG GTTGGGGAGAGCCTCCTGCTCCGGCCACCACTGTGGACAACGGGACAGCGGCGTGGGGCAAGCCCATGGACACTGGTACGAGCTGGGGAGAGCCTGTCAGCGATGCCGGAGGCACCTCTGCCTGGGGCAAcgctgccctggggcagcagcctcCGAGCAAGCCTG GGCCTAAATCTATGCAAGATGGTTGGTGTGGAGATGACATGCCATTGAGTGGCAGTCGTCAGACcagctgggaggaagaggaggatgtgGAGATTGGAATGTGGAACAGCAGTTCCTCACAAGAAGCTAACCCCTCGTTGAACTGGCCACCCTACATGAAGAAAATGCCCACaaag GGAATAATGAAAGGTGGAAATAAGCAAGATGAAACATGGATCAATCCATTCATTAAGCAATTCACAAATCTCAGTTTTTCA AGAGAATCACCAGAAGAAACCATACAGAGCAATAAGATGGACATGTCTGGAG ggttACTGCAGGACAAGAGGATGGAGATGGACAAGCACGGCCTGGGCGTGGGAGATTACAATCGTGTGGTTGGAAAAGGCCCCGGTTCTcgtccccaaattcccaaagaGTCTTCCATGGATCGCGGTCCTTACTTCGATAAG GATGGCATTGTAGCAGACGAGTCCCAAAACATGCAGTTTATGTCCAATCAAAACATGAAGCTTCCCCCTTCAAATAATGCACTACCTAACCAAGCCCTGGGCTCCCTAGCAGGGCTGGGTATGCAAAGCTTGAATTCTGTTAGACAG AATGGCAATCCCAGTGTGTTTGGTGTTGGGAATatagcagcacagcccaggagcatgcagcagcctccagcacaACCTCTTAATTCATCTCAGCCTAATCCACGTGCTCAAGTGCCTCCTCCATTACTATCCCCTCAG GTTCCAGTATCATTACTGAAGTATGCACCAAACAGCGGTGGCCTGAGCCCACTTTTTGGCCCACAACAGGTAGCCATGTTGAATCAACTGTCCCAGTTAAACCAGCTTTCTCAGATCTCCCAGTTACAG CggctgctggctcagcagcagaaggCGCAGCCCCAGAGGAGTGTGCCTTCAGGGGGtcggcagcagcaggagcagcag ggtcGATCTCTTAGTATGCAGCAACAGATGATGCAACAGTCCCGTCAGCTTGATCCAAACCTGTTAATGAAGCAGCAAACTCCACCCTCTCAACAGCAGTCACTCCATCAGCCCTCCATGAAATCCTTCCTCGAGAATGTCATGCCCCACACTActcctgagctgcagaaagGGCCCTCACCAATCAATGCATTCAGCAGCTTCCCTATAG GCTTCTGTCCAATTTCTACTTCAGAAATTCCAG GAATGAACTCAAACTTGAATGTAAACCTGGATATGAGCAGTATTAAAGAGCCACAGTCTCGGCTGAGGAAATGGACTACAGTCGACAGCATTTCTATGAACACACCCCTAGATCAGAACTCCAGCAAACATG gTGCTATTTCAAGTGGTTTTAGGCTGGAAGATTCTCCGTTTGTTCCTTACGACTTCCTGAACAGCAGTAACTCCCCAGCCAGTCCTCCCGGCTCCATTGGGGACGGCTGGCCCCGTGCCAAATCGCCTAATGGCTCTAGCAGTGTTAATTGGCCCCCAG AGTTTCGCCCTGGTGAGCCATGGAAAGGTTATCCAAACATCGACCCCGAAACTGACCCTTACGTCACTCCTGGCAGTGTCATAAACAATCTCTCAATTAATACTGTGCGGGAAGTTGACCACCTCAGGGACAGGAACAGTG GGTCATCCTCATCTTTGAACACCACGCTGCCTTCAACTAGTGCCTGGTCATCCATTCGTGCCTCCAACTACAATGTTTCCCTCAGCAGTACAGCACAAAGCACTTCAG TAGCCAGAAACAGTGATTCCAAATCAACGTGGTCTCCTGGATCAGTCACTAACACCTCTCTGGCTCATGAGCTGTGGAAGGTCCCTTTGCCACCTAAAAGCATCACTGCTCCGTCCCGGCCACCTCCAGGGCTGACAGGCCAGAAACCACCCCTGTCCACCTGGGACAATTCCCTTCGTCTGGGTGGAGGATGGGGAAATTCTGATGCCAGATACACCCCTG GTTCGAGCTGGggtgagagcagctcagggagaaTAACAAATTGGCTTGTTCTGAAAAACCTTACACCTCAG ATCGACGGCTCAACCCTGCGTACTCTGTGCATGCAGCACGGCCCACTAATAACATTCCACCTGAACCTCCCACATGGTAATGCTTTGGTCCGTTACAGTTCAAAAGAAGAGGTAGTGAAGGCACAAAAATCTCTGCACAT GTGTGTTTTAGGGAACACTACTATTCTTGCTGAGTTTGCCAGTGAAGAGGAGATTAGTCGCTTCTTTGCACAAGGCCAGTCCCTGACTCCGTCTCCTGGCTGGCAATCTCTGGGATCCAGCCAGAGCCGACTCGGATCCATCGATGGTTCCCATTCGTTCTCAAACCGTAATGATCTAAATCACTGGAATGGTGCTGGGCTGTCGGGAACTAGCAGTGGAGACCTTCATGGCACTTCACTTTGGGGGAGCCCCAGCTATTCCACGAGCCTGTGGGGTGCCCCGAGCAGCAATGACACCAGGGGAATTAGCAGCCCGTCCCCCATCAACGCTTTCCTTTCCGTTGACCACCTGGGTGGAGGTGGAGAGTCCATGTAA
- the TNRC6A gene encoding trinucleotide repeat-containing gene 6A protein isoform X2 has translation MRELEAKATKEVERKLSRAFLPHLCGTERRDLVQEEEEQLMEERKKRKEDKKKKEAAQKKAIEQKIKVPEQTKTSVSQPQPVTSNGTSPGTSTPNNAKRAPASSQQQPLPRYPPREVPPRFRHQEQKQLLKRGQQLPGIAANLGSTPKVFNGQPGGSTGTNNQPVTNGEVPNSSKKQPGMPPIRDLVSHSPNQSDLNHSGLGSHYENSHWGPVSSNSDSSTNWDKVIVDGSDKEAWPSITGSDPELTSECMDTDSASSSGSERNLVIMASGSTAGEGDGIRNGLGHGAQNKFVVGSNSNNVGNGSINGPWGLSHGSIISTCQVSVDAPDSKSESSNNRMNAWGTISSSSNGGLNPSTLNSNGNHGAWSVLENSGHALKGSVGSGSPGTSIQCSTIGQMANSQSINSKVGGSAHGSWGSLQESCDSEVNGTRNVSFSGQPQNLNTEMNGPNNTTNFMTSSLPNSAGSVQMNELPSTAGPGAWRVSTMNHSQIQASPVANGTSISHLSNGEAKTGGSYGTTWGAYGSSYSGDKCPGPNSQANGDTVNATLMQPGGSGPGSTNFQINGNKGGGVWEAGAVGSQNVPWGNGGAASAGGSRRGWGSPAQSTGTNIPNGEWSKLPGNQHSNEGLNGSSRKFTNGWKSTEEEELSSQGSAASQMAEQSSTWAKTGTGDSEGSSESAGCHEDRAAAEGQSRERRKVDQHTLLQSIVNRTDLDPRVLSNSGWGQTPIKQNTAWDTETSPRGERKTDNGTEAWGGSVTQTSSSGGCVDRPSPNNNDTSSVSGWGDPKSATRWGDSKGSNSQGGWEEDSAATVMVKSNQSWGSGKEEKSSWNDTPKMKQGWGDGQKASQGWAVSAGDSWGENSRSNHWGEAKKSSSGGSNSDRSVSGWNEPGKSNSVTWGGNNATPNNSSGWDEPAKSNQSQGWGDPPKPSQPQVWGDSSKPASSPEWNKQDVGSWGAPSATTKPPGSGWLGGPMPAPAKEEEPTGWEEPSPESIRRKMEIDDGTSAWGDPSKYNYKNVNMWNKNVPNSSSSSDQQAQVHPQLLSSSAMSSKESSSGSGWGEPPAPATTVDNGTAAWGKPMDTGTSWGEPVSDAGGTSAWGNAALGQQPPSKPGPKSMQDGWCGDDMPLSGSRQTSWEEEEDVEIGMWNSSSSQEANPSLNWPPYMKKMPTKGIMKGGNKQDETWINPFIKQFTNLSFSRESPEETIQSNKMDMSGGLLQDKRMEMDKHGLGVGDYNRVVGKGPGSRPQIPKESSMDRGPYFDKDGIVADESQNMQFMSNQNMKLPPSNNALPNQALGSLAGLGMQSLNSVRQNGNPSVFGVGNIAAQPRSMQQPPAQPLNSSQPNPRAQVPPPLLSPQVPVSLLKYAPNSGGLSPLFGPQQVAMLNQLSQLNQLSQISQLQRLLAQQQKAQPQRSVPSGGRQQQEQQGRSLSMQQQMMQQSRQLDPNLLMKQQTPPSQQQSLHQPSMKSFLENVMPHTTPELQKGPSPINAFSSFPIGMNSNLNVNLDMSSIKEPQSRLRKWTTVDSISMNTPLDQNSSKHGAISSGFRLEDSPFVPYDFLNSSNSPASPPGSIGDGWPRAKSPNGSSSVNWPPEFRPGEPWKGYPNIDPETDPYVTPGSVINNLSINTVREVDHLRDRNSGSSSSLNTTLPSTSAWSSIRASNYNVSLSSTAQSTSVARNSDSKSTWSPGSVTNTSLAHELWKVPLPPKSITAPSRPPPGLTGQKPPLSTWDNSLRLGGGWGNSDARYTPGSSWGESSSGRITNWLVLKNLTPQIDGSTLRTLCMQHGPLITFHLNLPHGNALVRYSSKEEVVKAQKSLHMCVLGNTTILAEFASEEEISRFFAQGQSLTPSPGWQSLGSSQSRLGSIDGSHSFSNRNDLNHWNGAGLSGTSSGDLHGTSLWGSPSYSTSLWGAPSSNDTRGISSPSPINAFLSVDHLGGGGESM, from the exons gcATGCCTCCCATTCGGGACTTGGTGAGCCACTCCCCTAACCAGTCAG ATCTGAACCACAGTGGTCTAGGATCCCATTATGAAAATTCTCACTGGGGACCAGTCTCTTCAAATAGCGACTCCAGCACAAACTGGGATAAAGTTATCGTAGACGGCTCTGACAAAGAAGCATGGCCATCAATCACTGGCAGTGACCCAGAGCTGACTTCAGAATGTATGGACACTGactctgcctccagctctgggtcGGAGCGCAACCTCGTGATCATGGCTTCAGGGAGCACGGCAGGAGAGGGCGACGGCATTCGCAACGGCCTCGGCCACGGGGCGCAGAATAAGTTTGTGGTTGGTAGCAACAGCAATAATGTGGGCAATGGAAGTATTAATGGGCCCTGGGGGTTATCCCACGGGTCCATAATAAGCACATGTCAAGTTTCTGTGGATGCTCCTGACAGCAAATCTGAAAGTAGCAACAATAGAATGAATGCTTGGGGCACCATAAGCTCTTCATCAAATGGAGGGTTAAATCCAagcactttgaattcaaatggcAACCATGGTGCCTGGTCCGTGTTGGAGAACAGTGGACATGCCCTGAAAGGGTCCGTGGGGAGTGGGAGTCCTGGCACAAGCATTCAGTGCAGTACCATAGGTCAGATGGCCAACAGCCAGAGTATTAACTCGAAAGTGGGTGGCTCGGCCCACGGTTCCTGGggaagccttcaggaaagttgtgATTCTGAAGTAAATGGTACAAGGAATGTTTCATTCAGTGGGCAACCTCAAAACCTTAACACTGAAATGAATGGACCAAATAACACTACTAACTTTATGACCTCTAGTTTACCAAACTCTGCTGGTTCGGTGCAGATGAACgagctgcccagcactgcagggcccGGGGCCTGGCGCGTGAGCACAATGAATCATTCTCAGATTCAGGCCTCTCCAGTGGCAAACGGCACTTCCATCTCTCACCTGAGCAACGGTGAGGCCAAAACTGGCGGCTCTTACGGTACTACCTGGGGTGCCTATGGTTCTAGCTACTCTGGAGACAAATGTCCAGGCCCAAACAGCCAAGCTAATGGTGACACTGTGAATGCAACTCTAATGCAGCCGGGCGGCAGCGGGCCCGGCAGCACTAACTTTCAAATCAACGGGAATAAAGGCGGAGGGGTGTGGGAGGCAGGGGCAGTCGGCTCCCAGAACGTGCCCTGGGGAAACGGCGGCGCTGCGAGCGCTGGCGGGAGCAGAAgaggatggggcagccctgcacagagcactgGCACCAACATCCCCAACGGGGAGTGGAGCAAGCTGCCCGGCAATCAGCATTCCAACGAGGGCCTCaatggaagcagcaggaagttTACAAACGGATGGAAGTCtactgaggaggaggagctgagcagccagggTTCCGCTGCCTCCCAGatggctgagcagagcagcacgtGGGCCAAAACAGGTACGGGGGACAGCGAGGGCAGCTCGGAGAGCGCCGGCTGCCACGAGGACAGAGCGGCTGCCGAGGGCCAGAGCCGAGAGAGGAGGAAAGTCGACCAGCACACGTTACTCCAAAGCATAGTGAACAGAACTGACCTAGATCCGCGCGTCCTTTCCAACTCCGGGTGGGGACAGACTCCAATCAAACAGAACACTGCCTGGGACACCGAAACGTCACCGAGGGGTGAAAGGAAAACTGACAATGGGACAGAGGCCTGGGGGGGCTCTGTGACACAGACTTCCAGCTCAGGGGGGTGTGTGGATAGACCTAGCCCTAATAATAACGATACCTCATCTGTATCGGGGTGGGGAGATCCAAAGTCTGCTACAAGGTGGGGAGACTCCAAAGGGTCAAACAGCCAAGGGGGGTGGGAAGAAGATTCTGCTGCTACAGTAATGGTCAAGAGCAATCAATCGTGGGGAAGTGGCAAAGAAGAAAAGTCATCCTGGAATGACACACCGAAGATgaagcagggatggggagacgGACAGAAGGCCAGCCAGGGTTGGGCAGTGTCTGCTGGTGACAGCTGGGGTGAAAACTCCAGAAGTAACCACTGGGGTGAGGCCAAGAAATCCAGTTCTGGAGGCAGCAACAGCGACAGGTCGGTGTCTGGTTGGAATGAGCCAGGTAAATCAAATTCTGTTACTTGGGGAGGCAACAATGCGACCCCAAACAACTCTTCAGGATGGGATGAGCCTGCCAAGTCTaatcagagccagggctggggagaccCTCCGAAACCCAGCCAGCCTCAAGTGTGGGGGGACTCGTCAAAGCCAGCCAGCTCTCCTGAGTGGAACAAGCAGGATGTTGGCTCTTGGGGAGCCCCGTCTGCCACCACCAAGCCCCCGGGGTCCGGCTGGCTGGGGGGGCCCATGCCAGCCCCAGCCAAGGAGGAGGAGCCCACGGGCTGGGAGGAGCCGTCCCCCGAATCCATTCGCCGCAAGATGGAGATTGACGATGGAACCTCTGCTTGGGGTGATCCCAGCAAGTACAACTACAAAAATGTGAACATGTGGAATAAAAATGTCCCTAACAGTAGCAGCAGTTCAGACCAGCAAGCACAGGTACACCCGCAGCTACTGTCTTCAAGTGCCATGTCTAGCAAGGAGAGCAGCTCGGGTTCTG GTTGGGGAGAGCCTCCTGCTCCGGCCACCACTGTGGACAACGGGACAGCGGCGTGGGGCAAGCCCATGGACACTGGTACGAGCTGGGGAGAGCCTGTCAGCGATGCCGGAGGCACCTCTGCCTGGGGCAAcgctgccctggggcagcagcctcCGAGCAAGCCTG GGCCTAAATCTATGCAAGATGGTTGGTGTGGAGATGACATGCCATTGAGTGGCAGTCGTCAGACcagctgggaggaagaggaggatgtgGAGATTGGAATGTGGAACAGCAGTTCCTCACAAGAAGCTAACCCCTCGTTGAACTGGCCACCCTACATGAAGAAAATGCCCACaaag GGAATAATGAAAGGTGGAAATAAGCAAGATGAAACATGGATCAATCCATTCATTAAGCAATTCACAAATCTCAGTTTTTCA AGAGAATCACCAGAAGAAACCATACAGAGCAATAAGATGGACATGTCTGGAG ggttACTGCAGGACAAGAGGATGGAGATGGACAAGCACGGCCTGGGCGTGGGAGATTACAATCGTGTGGTTGGAAAAGGCCCCGGTTCTcgtccccaaattcccaaagaGTCTTCCATGGATCGCGGTCCTTACTTCGATAAG GATGGCATTGTAGCAGACGAGTCCCAAAACATGCAGTTTATGTCCAATCAAAACATGAAGCTTCCCCCTTCAAATAATGCACTACCTAACCAAGCCCTGGGCTCCCTAGCAGGGCTGGGTATGCAAAGCTTGAATTCTGTTAGACAG AATGGCAATCCCAGTGTGTTTGGTGTTGGGAATatagcagcacagcccaggagcatgcagcagcctccagcacaACCTCTTAATTCATCTCAGCCTAATCCACGTGCTCAAGTGCCTCCTCCATTACTATCCCCTCAG GTTCCAGTATCATTACTGAAGTATGCACCAAACAGCGGTGGCCTGAGCCCACTTTTTGGCCCACAACAGGTAGCCATGTTGAATCAACTGTCCCAGTTAAACCAGCTTTCTCAGATCTCCCAGTTACAG CggctgctggctcagcagcagaaggCGCAGCCCCAGAGGAGTGTGCCTTCAGGGGGtcggcagcagcaggagcagcag ggtcGATCTCTTAGTATGCAGCAACAGATGATGCAACAGTCCCGTCAGCTTGATCCAAACCTGTTAATGAAGCAGCAAACTCCACCCTCTCAACAGCAGTCACTCCATCAGCCCTCCATGAAATCCTTCCTCGAGAATGTCATGCCCCACACTActcctgagctgcagaaagGGCCCTCACCAATCAATGCATTCAGCAGCTTCCCTATAG GAATGAACTCAAACTTGAATGTAAACCTGGATATGAGCAGTATTAAAGAGCCACAGTCTCGGCTGAGGAAATGGACTACAGTCGACAGCATTTCTATGAACACACCCCTAGATCAGAACTCCAGCAAACATG gTGCTATTTCAAGTGGTTTTAGGCTGGAAGATTCTCCGTTTGTTCCTTACGACTTCCTGAACAGCAGTAACTCCCCAGCCAGTCCTCCCGGCTCCATTGGGGACGGCTGGCCCCGTGCCAAATCGCCTAATGGCTCTAGCAGTGTTAATTGGCCCCCAG AGTTTCGCCCTGGTGAGCCATGGAAAGGTTATCCAAACATCGACCCCGAAACTGACCCTTACGTCACTCCTGGCAGTGTCATAAACAATCTCTCAATTAATACTGTGCGGGAAGTTGACCACCTCAGGGACAGGAACAGTG GGTCATCCTCATCTTTGAACACCACGCTGCCTTCAACTAGTGCCTGGTCATCCATTCGTGCCTCCAACTACAATGTTTCCCTCAGCAGTACAGCACAAAGCACTTCAG TAGCCAGAAACAGTGATTCCAAATCAACGTGGTCTCCTGGATCAGTCACTAACACCTCTCTGGCTCATGAGCTGTGGAAGGTCCCTTTGCCACCTAAAAGCATCACTGCTCCGTCCCGGCCACCTCCAGGGCTGACAGGCCAGAAACCACCCCTGTCCACCTGGGACAATTCCCTTCGTCTGGGTGGAGGATGGGGAAATTCTGATGCCAGATACACCCCTG GTTCGAGCTGGggtgagagcagctcagggagaaTAACAAATTGGCTTGTTCTGAAAAACCTTACACCTCAG ATCGACGGCTCAACCCTGCGTACTCTGTGCATGCAGCACGGCCCACTAATAACATTCCACCTGAACCTCCCACATGGTAATGCTTTGGTCCGTTACAGTTCAAAAGAAGAGGTAGTGAAGGCACAAAAATCTCTGCACAT GTGTGTTTTAGGGAACACTACTATTCTTGCTGAGTTTGCCAGTGAAGAGGAGATTAGTCGCTTCTTTGCACAAGGCCAGTCCCTGACTCCGTCTCCTGGCTGGCAATCTCTGGGATCCAGCCAGAGCCGACTCGGATCCATCGATGGTTCCCATTCGTTCTCAAACCGTAATGATCTAAATCACTGGAATGGTGCTGGGCTGTCGGGAACTAGCAGTGGAGACCTTCATGGCACTTCACTTTGGGGGAGCCCCAGCTATTCCACGAGCCTGTGGGGTGCCCCGAGCAGCAATGACACCAGGGGAATTAGCAGCCCGTCCCCCATCAACGCTTTCCTTTCCGTTGACCACCTGGGTGGAGGTGGAGAGTCCATGTAA